A stretch of DNA from Dehalobacterium formicoaceticum:
CCATTGCCTGCGGCAAATCCACACTGGGCAAAGCATTTATTGGTGAAGTGCCCTATCATGGGAGCATCCGAGTGGGGGATCGGGAATTATCCCAGTTAAGTGACTACGAACGGAGCAGACTGATTTCATATATGGGACACGAGCCGGAACTGATGAGCGACAGTATCGAGGAAAATATCCGGCTGGGAGAAGAAAGGGACATTACACCTTATCTTCAGGCAGTATGTTTTGATGAAGAAATAGCACAAATGCCCCACGGGGCTGCCACAACAGTTGGCAGCAGCGGTATCAGGCTTTCGGGAGGTCAGCAATCACGGACTGCCCTAGCCCGCACCCTTTATAACGCCCGGCAAATTTTGATTTTAGATGATCCCTTTTCCGCAGTTGATAAAATCACGGAGCAAGAAATATTTAAAAACCTGCACATGCTGACCAAAGATAAAATTGTGCTGCTTATTTCTCATCGTCTCTACCTGTTTCCATCATTAGATAAAGTGCTCTTTTTAGACAAGGGCACCGGCATATTTTCTACCCATGAGGAATTGATGCAGGTAAATGGCGTTTATCAAAAGCTCTATCAGGCGCAAGCGGAAGGGGGCGGGCAAAATGAATCATGAGAGGGGTCTTAAATCTGTGGTCTTCAAAATTATTTCGTCCTCTAAAGGGCTGACTCTTGCGATGGTATTTATCATCGCAGGTGCGATTGTGACCGCCCTCTTCCCGCCGCTGGTTTTAGAACGAATCGTCAATCTCCTGATTGCACCAGAGCAGGTTCCCCTTAATCTCCCCCTCGCTTACTTTGGCTTGCTCGCTATTTCAGGGTTATTTGAGTCGGGGCAGAATGTCATGATTACGAAGTTTGGACAAAAGGTCACCAGGGGTTTGCGCAGTGAAATGTGCGCCAAGCTTCAATATCTGCCAGTTGCTTATTTCACAGAGCATGAACCTGGCAAAATAACTTCCCGCTTTGTGAACGATGTGGATGCGGTGGATTCCATGTTCACCAACGGGATCATTAGTATGTTTGCCGACGCTTTCAAGGTCCTCAGTATTCTGGCGGTGATCTTTTACAAAAGCAAAGGTCTTGGTTTGATCATGATCCTGATTACACCCCTGATCTTTGTCATGACACGCCAATTCCAAAAGCAGATACTCCAGGCTCAGCTGGCCAATCGCATCGCCATCAGCAAGGTCAACAACCATGTACCGGAGACCATTGGCAATATTCGCATGATTCACACCTTGTTTCGCCAAAAATACATGGAGCAAAAATATGATGATTACATTGAGGAAAGCTATCGTGCCACAGATAAGTCCAATCTGTATGATTCTATTTATTCACCCATTGTCATCTTTATCAGCGCCTGTATCATTGCATCAATGATGATCTTAGCAGCCTTGGGCGGTCAGGTACAGCAGTTTTTTGGAATTACCGTTGGTACGGCGGTAGCGATGATTGCTTATGTAAGCAGGGTATTTGAACCGATAGAAAGTATCGGGATGGAGATTCAGAACATCCAATCCGCTGTGGCCGGTATAAAAAGAATTAATGAGTTTTTACAGGAACCGGAGCGTAAGAAAACGGATTCATCGATCACTAATAGGGAACTTAACCCAGGTAACGGTCCATTTATTCACTTTGACCATGTGAGTTTTAGCTATGATCAGGAAAAAACTTTAGAAAATCCAATCTTCAATGATCTATGCTTTACGGTAGCATCTGGTGAAGCAGTTACCATCGCGGGAAGAACTGGTGCCGGGAAAAGCACCATCTTCCGTTTGCTTCTGGGCATGTACAGCCCCGATGAAGGAAGAGTGCTGATAAATGGTGTGGATGCCGATAAAATCCCCGATACACAAAAAAGAAAATTGTTTGGTTATGTGGAGCAGTCCTTTCACCAGGTAGCCGGTACGGTGACAGATCAAATTTCTTTGTTTGACCCGGAAATCAGCTTCACACAGGTAGAGGATGCGGCCAAGTTGGTTGGTCTTCACGAGAGTATTTTGGCTCTGGCAAAAGGATATGACACAGAGGCTGAACATGCTGCTTTTTCACAAGGTCAATTTCAGCTGCTCTCCATTGCACGGGCGGTAGCCGCTTCTCCAAAAATCCTGCTGTTGGATGAAATCACCGCCAACCTGGACAGCGATACCGAGGGCCGGGTTTTGGAAGCGTTAAAACGTGCCTCCCAAGGACGAACCGTGATTTCTATTTCCCACCGCTTACATGAGAATACTCTTAACCAGCGAATTATCCAAATCGGAAACCAAACCAAGGAGGTAATCTGATTTTCGGCAGGAAATAGTTTGCCAATGTTGAAATGATATGTGGATATGTAGATGTGGATATGGATATAAATTGGTCACAAACAGGCGAACCGGAATTGTGATTTTAAATAAGTGGGGGATGAATATGAAAAAGAGTCTATGTGTTCTTTTGGTTATAGGATCCATGATTTTAGTCGGATGCGGGTTAAAGCCGTGAGAAGCCATCAAAGACATTGACGGGGGTTCAATGTTATCGGTTAATAGTCAAACAGGGGAGTCAAACAGGGGACGGTTCCTTGTTTGACAAAGATATCCATACTTACTGTTTTTAATGTTAATAAGATTTACCGGTGCTAGAACAAGGAACCGTCCCCTGTTTGCCCTGTTTGCTCCTATGGTAATTGAAAGCGGGTGTATATTTTAATGCTTCTTATTTTTACAACTGCCTTGGCATTAGGCTTTTCCGGTGCCATGATGCCTGGCCCCTTACTTACGTACACAATCAGGCAGTCATTAAATACCGGTCCCTTGTCAGGTTTTATTATTACCCTTGGACATGCTCTATTGGAGGTTATTCTTATTGCCTTGATTTTTTTGGGGTTTGACATTATCCTGCAATCGGATATGGCCCAGATCATTATTGGAATTATCGGTGGATTATTATTAATTTTCATGGGTATTGAAATGATTGTCAATTCAGCAAAGAATAAAATTAAAATTGAAATGGAACATAATGGCTCAGATACAAAAAATATGCTCCTTTCGGGGGCTGTGATTAGTGCGGCCAACCCTTATTTTCTTATATGGTGGGTAATTATCGGATTGGGTTTTCTTCTGGAGGCATACAAGTCATTTGGCCCTTTGGGAGTGTTGGTATTCTATGTAGGTCATATTTCCGCTGATTTTATTTGGTATGGGTTAGTTTCCACGGTCGTGGGCTCCACCCGTAAATTCATTAAAGAGAATATTTATCGTATAATCATTGCAGTACTTGGCGGATTACTGGTTTTCTTCGGAGGAAATTTTATTTACAAAGCGGTTTTACAAATACTACAAATACTATAAAAATGCTTGACAATTAAATACATTGGGAATATACTCAATTCATAAACCGGAATGTTGGCATTCCATAAAAGGATGATTAAAATAAGTATTCCAGATGAAGAGCTAGAATTGAACAAAATGACAAAAAAGAACTCAGAGATGCTCTATTTCCAAGTTGTCGAACGAATTCGCGAGTGGATAATGAAAGGGTATTTAAAAGAAGGAGATATACTTCCGTCGGAACGGGAACTGGCACAAATGCTAAATGTTAGTCGAATGCCTGTTAGTCAGGCCCTAAAAATTTTGGAGTTTTTAGGTGCTATACAATATGTTCGTGGAAAAGGGGTTATTGTTAAGAAGATAGATATTAATTATTTATTAAGTAATATTGGTTTTTTATTGTTTGATCCCGAGAATAGCTTGCATGACTTATTTGAAGCACGTGATGCGATTGAAATCAAAGCAGTTCAATTAGCTGTACAGAATCG
This window harbors:
- a CDS encoding ABC transporter ATP-binding protein, which gives rise to MNHERGLKSVVFKIISSSKGLTLAMVFIIAGAIVTALFPPLVLERIVNLLIAPEQVPLNLPLAYFGLLAISGLFESGQNVMITKFGQKVTRGLRSEMCAKLQYLPVAYFTEHEPGKITSRFVNDVDAVDSMFTNGIISMFADAFKVLSILAVIFYKSKGLGLIMILITPLIFVMTRQFQKQILQAQLANRIAISKVNNHVPETIGNIRMIHTLFRQKYMEQKYDDYIEESYRATDKSNLYDSIYSPIVIFISACIIASMMILAALGGQVQQFFGITVGTAVAMIAYVSRVFEPIESIGMEIQNIQSAVAGIKRINEFLQEPERKKTDSSITNRELNPGNGPFIHFDHVSFSYDQEKTLENPIFNDLCFTVASGEAVTIAGRTGAGKSTIFRLLLGMYSPDEGRVLINGVDADKIPDTQKRKLFGYVEQSFHQVAGTVTDQISLFDPEISFTQVEDAAKLVGLHESILALAKGYDTEAEHAAFSQGQFQLLSIARAVAASPKILLLDEITANLDSDTEGRVLEALKRASQGRTVISISHRLHENTLNQRIIQIGNQTKEVI
- a CDS encoding LysE family transporter produces the protein MLLIFTTALALGFSGAMMPGPLLTYTIRQSLNTGPLSGFIITLGHALLEVILIALIFLGFDIILQSDMAQIIIGIIGGLLLIFMGIEMIVNSAKNKIKIEMEHNGSDTKNMLLSGAVISAANPYFLIWWVIIGLGFLLEAYKSFGPLGVLVFYVGHISADFIWYGLVSTVVGSTRKFIKENIYRIIIAVLGGLLVFFGGNFIYKAVLQILQIL
- a CDS encoding FadR/GntR family transcriptional regulator — protein: MIKISIPDEELELNKMTKKNSEMLYFQVVERIREWIMKGYLKEGDILPSERELAQMLNVSRMPVSQALKILEFLGAIQYVRGKGVIVKKIDINYLLSNIGFLLFDPENSLHDLFEARDAIEIKAVQLAVQNRTKKDMDIMEDAIMEMERNIIMKKDVGNASIRFHSAIIAASGNDIIIKINEILMEPLKYSRKLSLKEILQQNTALSYHKELFQAIKEQDVEKATLAMHEHLCDLHNAIKE